Proteins from one Limanda limanda chromosome 4, fLimLim1.1, whole genome shotgun sequence genomic window:
- the glrx gene encoding glutaredoxin-1 produces the protein MAQQFVQTKIKGDKVVVFMKPTCSYCITAKDVLGKYKFKPGHLECIDISARSDMGSMQDYFLELTGERTVPRVFIGEECIGGGSDVAALHKNGKLEGMLQSIGALQ, from the exons ATGGCGCAGCAGTTTGTCCAAACTAAGATCAAAGGAGACAAAGTGGTGGTCTTCATGAAGCCCACTTGCTCCTACTGCATCACAGCCAAAGACGTGTTGGGCAAATACAAGTTTAAACCCGGACATCTGGAGTGCATTGACATAAGTGCCCGCAGCGACATGGGCAGCATGCAGGACTATTTCCTGGAGCTCACCGGAGAGCGCACG GTCCCTCGGGTGTTCATCGGTGAGGAGTGCATTGGAGGCGGCAGCGACGTGGCGGCGCTGCATAAGAACGGTAAACTGGAGGGCATGCTGCAGTCTATTGGAGCCCTGCAGTGA